A window of Metabacillus sp. B2-18 contains these coding sequences:
- a CDS encoding spore coat protein, whose translation MNNDHLDPINSLHVPELADTTFAMDFLMRAKDAVRNTATALTETASPDLRAMLRKQLMQSITMHQEITELMVEKKWFHPHDLQEQYKLDQLSAKNTIMVGNMNLFPVETNRKGMFDRTPDEH comes from the coding sequence TTGAATAACGATCATTTAGATCCAATTAATTCCTTACATGTTCCTGAGTTAGCAGATACCACGTTTGCCATGGATTTTCTTATGCGAGCAAAAGATGCGGTACGAAATACAGCTACGGCATTAACTGAAACCGCATCACCTGACTTAAGAGCCATGCTGCGTAAGCAATTAATGCAGAGCATCACCATGCATCAAGAAATTACTGAGCTTATGGTCGAGAAAAAATGGTTTCATCCTCATGATCTACAAGAACAATATAAATTAGATCAGCTATCCGCCAAAAACACAATTATGGTTGGAAACATGAATCTATTCCCTGTTGAAACCAATCGAAAAGGGATGTTTGATCGTACACCTGATGAACATTAA
- a CDS encoding spore gernimation protein GerQ, with translation MDSQKLAAHESIDLHEMINFKTLCVAKSKLMQGLVFDQDLKNLMQKDVDQSIQALTELQAIYQRAPFEAPVPESRPTPIIN, from the coding sequence ATGGATTCACAAAAATTAGCAGCTCATGAATCTATAGACTTACATGAAATGATAAACTTCAAAACTTTATGTGTGGCTAAATCAAAGCTTATGCAAGGACTAGTTTTTGATCAAGATCTAAAAAATTTAATGCAAAAAGATGTTGATCAATCGATTCAGGCATTAACCGAGTTACAAGCGATTTATCAACGTGCTCCTTTTGAAGCGCCAGTACCTGAAAGCCGTCCAACACCAATAATCAATTGA
- the ftsZ gene encoding cell division protein FtsZ → MLDFDMNIDQFAKIKVIGVGGGGNNAVNRMIEDGVEGVEFIAANTDAQALNQSKAEIRMQIGASLTRGLGAGANPEIGRKAVEESKEQLKEVLQGADMVFVTAGMGGGTGTGAAPAIAEIARNLGALTIGVVTRPFKFEGSKRSKNAASGIEAMKESVDTLIIIPNDRLLEIVDKKTNIMDAFREADSVLRQGVQGISDLIAVPGLINLDFADVKTVMSHKGTALMGIGIAKGEDRAAVAAQKAINSPLLETSINGAQGVIMNITGGTNLSLFEVQEAADMVSNASHEDLNMIFGSVINDHLKDEIIVTVIATGFIEQEEAPPLIQTNSQPQRERVENTNQYENQRIQRDVGYREEPVQNFSRHNEQQEDSLDIPTFLRNRQNRR, encoded by the coding sequence ATGTTGGATTTTGATATGAATATAGATCAATTCGCCAAAATTAAAGTGATCGGTGTTGGCGGAGGTGGTAATAATGCGGTTAACCGAATGATAGAAGATGGAGTTGAGGGTGTTGAATTTATTGCAGCAAACACAGATGCACAGGCTTTAAATCAATCAAAAGCTGAAATTCGGATGCAAATCGGTGCATCATTAACAAGAGGTTTAGGAGCAGGGGCAAATCCTGAAATTGGTCGAAAAGCAGTGGAAGAAAGTAAAGAGCAGCTTAAAGAAGTATTACAAGGAGCAGATATGGTCTTCGTTACAGCTGGAATGGGTGGTGGAACAGGAACAGGGGCAGCACCTGCTATAGCGGAAATTGCCCGTAATCTTGGTGCTCTAACAATTGGAGTTGTCACACGTCCTTTTAAATTTGAAGGCTCAAAGCGTTCAAAAAATGCTGCAAGCGGTATTGAGGCCATGAAGGAATCAGTTGATACCTTAATTATTATTCCAAATGATCGCTTATTAGAAATTGTTGATAAAAAAACAAATATAATGGATGCTTTCCGTGAAGCAGACAGTGTTCTTCGTCAAGGGGTGCAGGGGATTTCTGACTTAATTGCTGTACCAGGTTTAATTAACCTTGACTTTGCTGATGTGAAAACAGTTATGTCTCATAAAGGAACAGCACTAATGGGCATTGGAATTGCGAAGGGAGAAGACCGGGCTGCGGTCGCTGCACAAAAAGCCATCAATAGTCCGTTACTTGAAACGTCCATTAATGGTGCTCAAGGTGTAATCATGAACATCACTGGTGGTACAAACCTAAGTCTTTTCGAAGTTCAAGAAGCAGCTGATATGGTATCTAATGCATCTCATGAGGATTTGAATATGATCTTTGGTTCAGTGATTAATGATCACTTAAAGGATGAAATTATCGTAACGGTCATTGCAACTGGTTTCATTGAGCAAGAGGAGGCACCACCATTGATCCAAACAAATTCACAGCCACAAAGAGAAAGAGTAGAAAATACGAATCAATATGAAAATCAGCGTATACAACGGGATGTTGGTTACCGTGAAGAACCGGTTCAAAATTTTAGTCGCCATAATGAACAACAGGAAGATTCACTGGATATCCCAACGTTTTTAAGAAATAGGCAAAATCGTAGATAA
- a CDS encoding TAXI family TRAP transporter solute-binding subunit, which yields MKKMRNSLLFVMMLAFMMVVAACSGETESESSSEEKEETTESTSEEKQDLSLLTGGTGGTYYPLGGQIGKIMTDNTNANITPQTSGASAENMETLRAGEAELAFTQTDIAAYALEGKEMFEGNAIDTIQAIGSLYPETIQLVTTKDSGIQSVEDLKGKAVSVGAPGSGAYINAMQVLEVHGLTAEDIKPQNLSFDESTDGIQAGTIDAAFITAGTPTGAVEALSAQADIVIVPIADDKVQELMDQFPYYSKDTVAAGTYNIEEDVNTVAVKAMLVVTKDLDEELVYEMTKALFENTDSITHAKGEFITPESALEGVGNLEFHPGAAKYFKEKGLQ from the coding sequence GTGAAAAAAATGCGTAATAGCTTGTTGTTTGTTATGATGCTTGCTTTTATGATGGTGGTCGCTGCATGTAGCGGGGAAACAGAATCGGAGAGCTCTAGTGAAGAAAAAGAGGAAACAACAGAAAGCACATCAGAAGAAAAACAAGACTTAAGCTTACTTACTGGCGGAACTGGTGGTACATATTATCCGCTAGGCGGGCAAATTGGTAAGATCATGACAGACAATACAAACGCAAATATTACACCACAAACATCAGGTGCTTCTGCTGAAAACATGGAAACGTTAAGAGCTGGTGAGGCTGAACTAGCATTTACACAAACAGATATCGCGGCATATGCGCTTGAAGGAAAAGAAATGTTTGAAGGAAATGCAATTGATACTATTCAAGCAATTGGATCACTTTATCCGGAAACCATTCAACTAGTCACGACCAAGGATAGTGGAATACAATCAGTAGAAGACCTTAAGGGGAAAGCTGTTTCTGTTGGAGCTCCGGGTTCAGGTGCTTATATTAACGCTATGCAAGTTTTAGAGGTTCATGGTTTAACAGCAGAAGATATTAAACCGCAAAATCTATCATTTGATGAGTCAACGGATGGTATCCAGGCTGGAACAATTGATGCTGCGTTCATTACTGCTGGAACACCAACAGGAGCTGTTGAAGCACTATCAGCTCAAGCAGACATTGTCATTGTTCCAATTGCAGACGACAAAGTTCAAGAGCTAATGGATCAATTTCCATACTACTCAAAAGACACAGTTGCAGCTGGAACATATAATATTGAAGAAGATGTAAACACAGTAGCAGTAAAAGCAATGCTTGTCGTCACAAAGGATCTAGACGAAGAATTAGTCTATGAAATGACAAAAGCATTGTTTGAAAATACAGATTCAATAACACATGCAAAAGGTGAATTCATCACACCTGAATCAGCACTTGAAGGTGTGGGAAATTTAGAATTCCATCCAGGTGCAGCTAAGTATTTTAAAGAAAAGGGCCTTCAATAA
- a CDS encoding CBO0543 family protein, with protein sequence MGQKFEINLIKFLYFFGISSFIYLIKKPLAKDWLLTFFIKSYYASLVDNLVVNKGYVQYPTRFPKQVKTSVLFDYLLFPITCVFYNQHTKDSRLIKCLIKVLFFSVPMTIAELWLEKNTQLVKYKNGWNWKTTFYSLSFSFLMVRFTMSVIRRIFNNKYELS encoded by the coding sequence ATGGGTCAAAAATTTGAAATAAATCTTATAAAATTCCTTTATTTTTTTGGTATTAGCTCTTTTATATATTTAATAAAAAAACCACTTGCAAAGGACTGGCTCCTTACTTTCTTTATAAAAAGTTACTATGCATCATTGGTCGATAATCTGGTTGTAAATAAAGGCTATGTTCAATATCCGACCCGATTTCCAAAACAAGTTAAAACAAGTGTGTTGTTCGATTACTTACTTTTCCCAATTACTTGTGTCTTTTATAATCAACATACTAAAGATTCTCGCCTTATTAAGTGCCTTATAAAAGTTCTGTTTTTCAGTGTACCAATGACTATTGCCGAGCTATGGCTAGAAAAAAATACACAACTTGTTAAATATAAAAATGGATGGAACTGGAAAACCACTTTTTATTCTCTCTCATTTTCCTTTTTAATGGTTAGATTTACAATGTCTGTTATAAGAAGAATTTTCAATAATAAGTACGAGTTATCATAG
- a CDS encoding response regulator, which produces MRLLLIEDEPDSLIGMKMAIDSLYNVEVELLTSNNAEDAREVIFKHYPELIITDIMLPGISGLDLVEEVVNNDYQPKVIVVSGFDDFDYARRSIRFGAVDYLLKPYSTEEFIEKVNRTLSMIKEEKEQLQYTEQQKSFAEIGTRSMRDNYLIEFCLKRTPLEEHLYHRLCLWDIDWLANKSFSLLIFDVKGYPDGKPFTEENQLKTFVIGNIMQDVIRDQMHSLLFKDPKNRCVLLTTIDDTEEMARSIQKKLKEYQKIELAIGISTKVSSFEEMHAAYSSTLKEFQISSLTNREEYVKSDHLMSTDLTTANHLASLVINKDEESIRQVVKVFFQQVILLDGLESRDDITRKTLNYLSQILASISEQTSKELKEIPMSVWEKVDECTTLEEYEKVLSEYLTSVSYEVSTHATNSIIERAIQIIHSSYMEDLSLQMIADELSLHPVWLSQLFKKETGQTYMDFLTETRIKKAKTLLRETSMKVYEIAEAVGYQNLQHFGTIFKKRTSQTPKEYRYGK; this is translated from the coding sequence TTGAGGTTATTATTAATTGAAGATGAGCCAGATTCCTTAATAGGTATGAAAATGGCTATTGATTCTCTATATAATGTTGAAGTAGAATTGCTTACCTCAAATAATGCGGAAGATGCAAGAGAGGTAATCTTTAAACACTATCCTGAATTAATTATTACTGATATTATGCTTCCTGGTATATCTGGTCTTGATTTAGTTGAAGAAGTTGTAAATAATGACTACCAACCAAAGGTTATAGTTGTAAGCGGTTTCGATGATTTTGATTATGCAAGGAGAAGTATACGCTTTGGTGCGGTTGATTATTTATTGAAACCATATAGCACAGAGGAGTTTATAGAAAAGGTAAACAGGACTCTTTCAATGATAAAAGAGGAAAAAGAACAACTTCAGTATACTGAGCAGCAGAAATCATTTGCAGAGATTGGAACACGTTCCATGAGGGACAACTATTTAATCGAGTTTTGTTTAAAAAGAACACCTCTTGAAGAACATCTCTATCATAGACTGTGTTTATGGGATATTGATTGGTTAGCGAATAAATCCTTTTCACTCCTTATTTTTGATGTAAAGGGCTATCCTGACGGAAAACCTTTTACAGAAGAAAATCAATTAAAGACTTTTGTTATAGGAAATATTATGCAGGATGTTATCCGAGATCAAATGCACTCACTCCTTTTTAAAGATCCTAAAAATCGATGTGTATTATTAACCACTATTGACGATACCGAGGAAATGGCTAGATCCATTCAAAAAAAGTTAAAGGAATATCAAAAAATCGAGTTAGCAATAGGCATTAGCACAAAGGTATCATCATTTGAGGAAATGCATGCAGCTTACAGCTCTACACTAAAAGAATTTCAAATAAGCTCTCTAACAAATCGCGAGGAATATGTAAAATCTGATCATCTAATGTCTACAGACCTTACCACTGCTAACCATTTAGCATCTTTAGTTATAAATAAGGATGAAGAAAGCATTCGTCAGGTGGTAAAAGTTTTTTTTCAACAGGTCATATTACTCGATGGACTTGAATCAAGAGACGATATCACGCGAAAAACATTAAACTACTTGTCACAAATCCTTGCAAGTATAAGTGAACAAACCTCAAAGGAACTTAAAGAAATCCCAATGAGTGTATGGGAAAAGGTGGATGAATGCACTACATTAGAAGAATATGAAAAGGTCTTATCTGAGTATTTAACGAGTGTTAGTTATGAGGTTTCAACACATGCTACCAATTCAATCATTGAAAGAGCCATTCAAATAATTCATTCTAGTTACATGGAGGATTTGAGCTTACAAATGATCGCAGACGAGCTATCCTTACATCCAGTCTGGCTAAGTCAGTTGTTTAAAAAAGAAACTGGACAAACATATATGGATTTTTTAACAGAGACGCGGATTAAAAAAGCGAAAACACTTCTAAGAGAAACAAGCATGAAAGTGTATGAGATAGCGGAAGCTGTAGGTTATCAAAATTTACAGCATTTCGGTACTATTTTTAAAAAAAGAACAAGTCAAACACCCAAAGAGTATAGGTACGGAAAATGA
- a CDS encoding cache domain-containing sensor histidine kinase has product MKVRKVRIEDNLFNKMFVFITLSIIIPLALLGYLSYDRSKSQLEKVTSQLLQDNLELNKKQVNRLLKDAENESEKMVTSIQLQKLLQSHPPTSYEEEKAFINRISQLIAQLKGTYGVYVFPKQMKYYPNYLELINGSDFKPSTELMLKAFNLKEKGVWYHYWDETSKKPVLTYIRAVRSSYYYEPLGVIVLKIPDSLVREELSFPSSFKNYKTMIVDQDKNIISSENSLLYNEKFIPEGDWNTAETQLNDQGWNLITALPNKEVTGNIEQIKNFTMWIVIISIVVVTIYLAIIVRNFTIPIKALVTHMEKVRSGVLKHFHMDRSKKDEIGQLVGGFNQMITGMSELIEQTKKMESDKRKFELQTLNHQINPHFFYNTLDAIKWRAEKVDEKNIALMVTKLANLLRFSLNNNNEWTTVEREIEHAKNYLDIEKLRSNRLFKVFVQVDPTILKLEVIKLILQPIVENCIKHGISNLPEGKGKILLTVKRIEQDIIFIIEDNGPGLNSNLVDKERNSNHVHHGIGLKNVHKRLQLHFGTEYGIIVDEDHHEGFRVILRHPVHEEE; this is encoded by the coding sequence ATGAAAGTTAGAAAGGTAAGAATAGAAGATAATTTATTTAACAAAATGTTTGTCTTTATTACCTTATCCATTATTATTCCATTAGCATTATTAGGTTATTTATCATATGATCGATCTAAGTCTCAGTTAGAAAAGGTTACCTCTCAGCTTCTTCAAGACAATTTAGAATTGAATAAAAAGCAGGTTAATCGTTTATTAAAAGATGCAGAAAATGAATCAGAAAAAATGGTGACATCTATACAGTTACAAAAGCTCTTGCAAAGTCATCCGCCAACATCTTATGAAGAAGAAAAGGCTTTTATCAATCGGATCAGTCAACTTATTGCCCAATTAAAAGGGACGTACGGAGTATATGTCTTTCCAAAACAAATGAAATATTACCCGAATTATTTGGAGCTAATTAATGGGAGTGATTTTAAGCCAAGCACTGAATTGATGTTAAAAGCCTTTAATTTGAAAGAAAAAGGGGTTTGGTACCATTATTGGGATGAAACTTCAAAGAAGCCAGTTTTAACTTATATAAGAGCGGTTCGTTCATCCTATTATTACGAACCACTAGGTGTTATTGTTCTTAAGATTCCTGATTCACTTGTACGAGAGGAATTATCCTTCCCTTCTTCTTTTAAAAACTACAAAACAATGATTGTTGATCAAGATAAGAACATTATTTCAAGTGAAAACTCTTTGCTTTATAATGAAAAATTTATACCAGAAGGGGATTGGAATACAGCTGAAACTCAATTAAATGATCAGGGATGGAATTTAATTACTGCTCTGCCAAACAAAGAAGTGACAGGCAATATTGAACAAATAAAAAATTTTACTATGTGGATTGTCATAATCAGTATAGTGGTTGTTACGATCTATCTTGCTATTATTGTTCGTAATTTTACGATACCAATTAAAGCACTCGTCACACATATGGAAAAAGTTCGAAGTGGAGTATTAAAGCATTTCCATATGGACAGGTCTAAAAAAGATGAGATTGGGCAACTAGTTGGTGGGTTTAACCAAATGATTACAGGAATGTCTGAACTTATTGAACAAACAAAAAAGATGGAATCAGACAAGCGAAAATTTGAGCTTCAGACATTAAATCATCAAATAAATCCACATTTTTTTTATAATACATTAGATGCGATTAAGTGGAGAGCAGAAAAGGTAGATGAAAAAAATATCGCTTTAATGGTAACGAAATTAGCCAACTTACTTCGATTCAGTTTAAATAATAATAACGAGTGGACAACGGTTGAAAGAGAAATTGAGCATGCTAAGAATTATTTAGACATAGAAAAGCTCAGAAGTAATCGTTTATTTAAAGTATTTGTTCAGGTAGATCCAACGATTTTGAAATTAGAGGTCATCAAGCTAATCCTTCAACCAATCGTAGAAAATTGCATCAAGCATGGAATTAGTAACTTGCCAGAAGGTAAGGGGAAAATTCTGTTAACCGTTAAACGCATTGAACAGGATATTATCTTTATTATTGAAGATAATGGTCCAGGGCTGAATAGTAACCTAGTGGATAAAGAAAGAAATTCAAATCATGTGCATCATGGAATTGGGTTGAAAAATGTTCATAAACGACTTCAACTTCATTTTGGAACTGAGTATGGAATAATAGTTGATGAAGATCATCATGAAGGCTTTAGAGTGATCTTGCGGCATCCGGTTCATGAGGAAGAATAA
- a CDS encoding ABC transporter substrate-binding protein: MTKHYTLLIFIIVSSIILTACSQQLRKREEAKEENKEVEVKEQISLNGVFLNTTWGEVTQKLAEEYENETGVSVNIELVGRDMIFQKLALSIAGNANYDLFNVDYNWVPELVSTNSLLPLETYIEKNIVDMEGFLPRALALTQWNGENGGYGEGGNIYGLPQTIHPHILWYRSDLFEHEKLKSEFKAIYGYDLSPPKKMQQFRDMAKFFNGKMVNGKKIYGWAGQASEGFGNVHTWLTFVYSNGGDVIDWNKMTSSLSTPEVIEATKTWIDLLQFSPPGINDYTFSEVSADAAEGNVAMAIHWSWAADKVDDRAYSNTVGQWEFVQTPAMKSSVPHLAGWSIVIPRTSKYPEEAFKFMVWLESKQNDVRQAQMGGGDPVRLSSYLVPTLKQLKVEGTDVNKFRRYEAVNEAMKTAKARPFFPQEEQWESVVTGYLHDAQLGKMSVEEALMKADEAVNNLLR, from the coding sequence TTGACTAAGCACTATACTCTCTTGATTTTTATTATTGTGAGTTCTATTATTTTAACGGCTTGCAGTCAACAATTAAGAAAGCGAGAAGAGGCTAAAGAAGAAAATAAAGAAGTCGAAGTGAAAGAACAGATATCCTTAAATGGTGTTTTTCTTAATACGACATGGGGAGAGGTAACCCAAAAGTTAGCGGAAGAATATGAGAACGAAACAGGAGTATCTGTCAATATTGAGTTAGTAGGACGTGACATGATTTTTCAAAAATTAGCTCTTTCGATCGCTGGTAATGCTAATTATGACCTTTTTAATGTTGATTACAACTGGGTGCCTGAACTTGTCTCTACAAATAGCTTACTACCCTTAGAAACCTATATAGAAAAAAACATAGTAGATATGGAAGGTTTTTTGCCTAGAGCACTAGCTCTTACACAATGGAATGGAGAAAACGGTGGATATGGTGAGGGCGGCAATATATATGGATTGCCACAGACGATACACCCTCATATCCTTTGGTACCGATCTGATTTATTTGAGCATGAAAAACTGAAATCAGAGTTTAAAGCCATATACGGGTATGACTTATCTCCGCCCAAAAAAATGCAGCAATTTCGTGATATGGCTAAATTTTTTAATGGGAAAATGGTGAACGGGAAAAAAATTTATGGCTGGGCTGGACAAGCTAGTGAAGGATTCGGCAATGTGCATACATGGTTAACATTTGTCTACTCTAACGGCGGAGATGTTATTGATTGGAATAAGATGACATCATCATTATCAACTCCAGAAGTCATAGAGGCGACAAAGACGTGGATTGACCTACTCCAATTCTCTCCTCCAGGTATAAATGATTATACCTTTTCAGAAGTATCAGCTGATGCTGCAGAAGGAAATGTTGCAATGGCTATACACTGGTCTTGGGCCGCTGATAAGGTAGACGATCGGGCATATTCTAATACTGTTGGTCAATGGGAATTTGTCCAAACACCTGCAATGAAATCATCTGTCCCACACCTTGCTGGCTGGTCAATTGTTATTCCTAGAACGTCAAAGTATCCTGAAGAAGCGTTTAAATTTATGGTTTGGTTAGAAAGTAAACAAAATGATGTTAGACAAGCTCAGATGGGCGGGGGAGATCCAGTCCGACTCTCTTCCTATTTAGTCCCAACTCTTAAGCAGTTGAAAGTTGAGGGAACTGATGTTAACAAATTTCGCCGATACGAAGCAGTAAATGAAGCAATGAAGACAGCAAAAGCTCGTCCATTTTTCCCACAGGAAGAACAATGGGAAAGTGTTGTAACCGGTTATTTACACGATGCCCAGCTAGGGAAAATGTCAGTTGAAGAAGCATTAATGAAGGCTGATGAAGCTGTAAATAATTTGTTGAGATAA
- a CDS encoding LacI family DNA-binding transcriptional regulator has product MVRIVDVAKKANVSTATVSRVISKPDTVREETINKVLRAIKELNYHPNVLARQLRTSETKTVIVVIPDISNPFFSKVLRGIENLASANGYQVLLGDAGNDSEQESRYLDMLRQKKADGMILLTAKMKAELVEEMANEFPVVLACEYIEGSSIPTISIDNVSSARKATEYLIQLGHRRIGTISGPLDSVLGQDRLKGFYQAMARYSLSIDPVLVQEGQFNYESGFNLMKKFLALNRIPTGVFAANDEMALGAIRAIRTMNLRVPEDISVIGFDDIHFSSIFEPALTTISQPAFEIGSKAMELLIMLMDKKRIEKNQYILDDSLVIRESCSKINKSLQD; this is encoded by the coding sequence ATGGTTAGAATCGTAGATGTTGCAAAGAAGGCAAATGTTTCCACTGCTACAGTCTCTAGAGTCATAAGTAAGCCTGATACTGTAAGAGAGGAAACAATTAACAAAGTATTAAGAGCCATTAAAGAATTAAACTATCATCCAAATGTTTTAGCACGTCAGCTAAGGACTTCAGAAACTAAAACAGTGATTGTTGTGATTCCGGATATATCTAATCCTTTCTTTTCGAAGGTTCTACGAGGAATAGAAAATCTTGCATCAGCTAATGGATATCAAGTTTTACTTGGTGATGCTGGGAATGATAGTGAACAGGAAAGTCGGTATTTAGATATGCTCCGTCAAAAAAAAGCAGACGGAATGATCTTATTAACAGCAAAGATGAAAGCAGAGCTTGTCGAAGAAATGGCAAATGAATTTCCTGTAGTACTTGCCTGTGAATATATTGAAGGCTCTTCTATTCCAACCATTTCAATCGACAATGTTAGCAGTGCTAGAAAAGCAACAGAATATTTAATTCAGTTAGGACACCGAAGAATAGGAACTATTTCTGGGCCACTTGATAGTGTATTAGGACAGGATCGATTAAAGGGTTTTTACCAGGCGATGGCAAGGTATAGCTTATCAATAGATCCAGTACTAGTACAAGAAGGCCAATTTAATTATGAAAGCGGATTTAATTTAATGAAGAAGTTTTTAGCGCTCAATAGAATCCCAACCGGAGTATTTGCAGCGAATGATGAAATGGCTTTGGGTGCCATTAGAGCCATAAGAACAATGAACCTTAGAGTACCTGAAGACATCTCGGTTATTGGATTCGATGATATTCATTTTTCTTCTATTTTCGAGCCTGCTTTGACCACAATCTCACAACCAGCTTTTGAAATAGGGTCTAAAGCGATGGAACTATTAATTATGCTAATGGATAAAAAGAGAATCGAGAAAAATCAATATATTTTAGATGACAGTCTTGTCATAAGAGAATCGTGCTCAAAAATCAATAAATCATTACAAGATTAA